The Medicago truncatula cultivar Jemalong A17 chromosome 4, MtrunA17r5.0-ANR, whole genome shotgun sequence genome includes a region encoding these proteins:
- the LOC25491272 gene encoding deSI-like protein At4g17486 — protein sequence MEEKKKHRRRMLLCGKVSRNGVVSGSVPVYLNVYDLTQFNGYAYWFGLGVYHSGVQVHGVEYAFGAHEYASTGIFEGEPKKCEGFRFRKTIMIGKTDMEIGEVRSVMEELAAEYKGNAYNLITKNCNHFCNDACVKLTGNSIPSWVNRLARIGFMCNCVLPVTLNSTKVRHHHHRIEDKQCEDDKLLKQALTSEPNKVNVSSSTPSRASSPASSSSGLRRGRSRTRRPPPSPLIIASPSS from the exons atggaagagaagaaaaaacatcGTCGGAGAATGTTACTATGTGGAAAAGTTTCACGAAACGGTGTTGTTTCGGGATCGGTGCCGGTGTATCTTAACGTGTACGATCTGACACAATTCAACGGTTATGCTTACTGGTTTGGTCTTGGTGTTTATCATTCTGGTGTTCAAG ttcatggtgttgaatatgcattTGGTGCACATGAGTATGCATCAACAGGGATATTTGAAGGAGAACCAAAAAAGTGTGAAGGATTCAGATTTAGGAAGACAATAATGATTGGAAAAACAGATATGGAAATtggtgaagtgagaagtgtgatGGAAGAACTTGCTGCGGAGTACAAAGGAAATGCTTACAATCTCATTACAAAAAATTGTAACCATTTTTGTAATGATGCTTGTGTTAAGCTCACTGGAAATTCTATACCTAGTTGGGTTAATCGTCTTGCTAGAATTG GTTTTATGTGCAATTGTGTTCTTCCCGTGACATTGAACTCAACAAAAGTTAGACATCATCATCATAGAATAGAAGACAAACAATGTGAAGATGATAAACTACTCAAACAAGCACTGACAAGTGAACCAAACAAAGTTAATGTTTCAAGTTCAACACCTTCAAGAGCATCTTCACCGGCTTCTTCTAGCTCTGGATTAAGACGGGGAAGGAGTAGGACAAGACGTCCTCCACCTTCACCTTTGATTATTGCATCCCCTTCATCTTGA